Proteins co-encoded in one Marmota flaviventris isolate mMarFla1 chromosome 9, mMarFla1.hap1, whole genome shotgun sequence genomic window:
- the Mmp10 gene encoding stromelysin-2 — translation MKHLAFLVLLCLPVCSAYPLNGAMKEEDPNMDLVQQYLEKYYNLAKDEKHVFRRKDSSPVVNKIQEMQKFLGLEVTGKLDSNTLEVINKPRCGVPDIGHFSTFPGMPKWVKNHLTYRIVNYTPDLPRDAVDSAIEKALKVWEEVTPLTFSRMHEGEADIMISFAVGAHGDFEPFDGPGQSLAHAYPPGSGLYGDVHFDDDEKWTEDASGTNLFLVAAHELGHSLGLFHSANPEALMYAVYKPNRNLDHFRLSQDDVDGIQSLYGPAPETFQNSVVSTQSSPPEPGTPAMCDPALSFDAVSTLRGEILFFKDRYLWRKSPWSFQPELHLISAFWPSLPSDLDAAYEDSSKDIVFIFKGNKFWAVRGSLVQAGYPKVIHILGFPPTIRKIDAAVYDKEKKKTYFFVEDKYWRFDEKSQSMEKGFPRRIADDFPGVKTKVDAVLQESGFFYFFSGSLQFEFDPNAKTVTHILKSNSRLRC, via the exons ATGAAGCATCTAGCCTTCCTTGTGCTGTTGTGTCTGCCAGTCTGTTCAGCTTATCCTCTGAATGGGGCAATGAAGGAAGAGGACCCAAACATGGATCTTGTCCAG CAATACCTAGAAAAATACTACAACCTTGCAAAAgatgaaaaacatgtttttagaAGAAAGGACAGTAGTCCTGTTGTTAACAAAATCCAAGAAATGCAGAAGTTCCTTGGACTGGAAGTGACAGGAAAGTTGGACTCTAACACATTGGAAGTGATCAACAAGCCCAGATGTGGAGTCCCTGACATTGGTCACTTCAGTACATTTCCTGGCATGCCAAAGTGGGTGAAAAACCACCTTACTTACAG AATTGTGAATTACACGCCAGATTTGCCAAGAGATGCTGTTGATTCTGCCATTGAGAAAGCTCTGAAAGTCTGGGAGGAGGTGACTCCACTCACATTCTCCAGGATGCATGAAGGAGAGGCTGACATAATGATCTCATTTGCAGTTGGag CACATGGAGACTTTGAACCTTTTGATGGACCAGGACAAAGTTTGGCTCATGCCTATCCACCTGGGTCTGGACTTTATGGAGATGTTCACTTTGACGATGATGAAAAGTGGACGGAGGATGCATCAG GGACCAATTTATTCCTGGTTGCTGCACATGAACTTGGCCACTCCCTGGGTCTCTTTCATTCGGCCAACCCTGAAGCCTTGATGTATGCAGTCTACAAACCCAACCGGAACCTGGACCACTTCCGCCTTTCTCAGGATGATGTGGATGGCATTCAGTCCCTCTATG GACCTGCCCCTGAAACCTTTCAGAACTCCGTGGTATCCACCCAGTCTAGCCCACCAGAACCTGGGACACCAGCCATGTGTGATCCTGCTTTGTCCTTTGACGCAGTCAGCACCCTCAGGGGAGAAATCCTATTCTTTAAAGACAG ATATTTATGGCGCAAATCCCCCTGGAGCTTTCAACCTGAATTGCATTTGATTTCTGCATTTTGGCCCTCTCTTCCATCAGACTTGGATGCTGCATATGAAGATAGTAGCAaggacattgtttttatttttaaag GAAATAAGTTCTGGGCAGTCAGAGGAAGTCTGGTACAAGCAGGTTACCCAAAAGTCATCCACATTCTTGGATTTCCTCCAACCATAAGGAAAATAGATGCAGCTGTTtatgataaggaaaaaaagaaaacatacttctTTGTAGAAGACAAATATTGGAG ATTTGATGAAAAGAGCCAGTCCATGGAGAAAGGCTTCCCTAGAAGAATAGCTGATGACTTTCCAGGAGTGAAGACAAAGGTTGATGCTGTACTACAGGAATCTG ggtttttctatttctttagtgGATCATTACAGTTCGAGTTTGACCCGAATGCCAAGACGGTGACACATATACTGAAGAGTAACAGCCGGCTACGTTGTTAA